A single window of Doryrhamphus excisus isolate RoL2022-K1 chromosome 5, RoL_Dexc_1.0, whole genome shotgun sequence DNA harbors:
- the gtpbp6 gene encoding putative GTP-binding protein 6 isoform X1, with translation MLHFGYRLVYLEHMSDSMLANMATLRKLHMLHRACTLNNTTRGASKAVPAMMRCLPQPSGSLVPQCSRTFALFGSTLRHADDFTGRFTSQVYDEEDDDEDFMEDQEVEELFQELQPNTTTPGGHHRVFVVHPDVKWGSRKQYLTTAELMMAEAVGLINTLDKWTVVDKLILSTKTPEKKMIFGKGNFQTLTEKIRQTAGITAVFVNVERLSPLSERALEEAWGVKVMDRYSVVLHIFRCNARTKEAKLQISLAEIPLLRSRVKNEFMNLDQQGGGSRYIGGSGETQMEVQQRLLKEREMKIRSALEKLKRRRHLLHSRRKHKEFPLVSVLGYTNCGKTTLIKALTGDSHLQPKNQLFATLDVTVHAGQLPNRMTALYVDTIGFLSQLPHQLIDSFSATLEDIKHSDLLVHVRDISHPETTNQKANVLNVLKNLQVPDRLLSSMIEVHNKIDLLDKYEATEPDALPISALEERGLEALREVVEERIVASTGMRALSLKVKLSTPQLSWLYKEAAVQDVSVDADEGSAVVKVIISGAAYGRYKKFFVDG, from the exons ATGCTACATTTTGGATATAGGTTAGTTTATTTAGAACACATGAGTGACAGCATGCTTGCCAACATGGCGACGTTAAGAAAGCTCCATATGCTGCACCGAGCCTGCACGCTCAACAACACAACGAGAGGAGCTTCAAAGGCTGTCCCCGCGATGATGAGATGTCTTCCCCAGCCGAGCGGTTCCTTGGTACCGCAGTGTAGCAGAACATTTGCCCTCTTTGGCTCCACCTTGAGACATGCAGACGACTTCACTGGACGATTCACAAGCCAAGTATatgatgaggaggatgatgatgaggacTTTATGGAGGACCAGGAGGTGGAGGAACTGTTCCAGGAGCTGCAGCCTAACACAACCACCCCAGGGGGCCACCACCGTGTTTTTGTGGTCCACCCTGATGTCAAGTGGGGGAGCAGGAAGCAATACCTGACCACAG CGGAGCTGATGATGGCTGAGGCCGTGGGGCTCATCAACACGCTGGACAAGTGGACGGTGGTGGACAAGCTCATCCTCTCCACCAAGACTCCAGAGAAGAAGATGATTTTCGGAAAAGGCAACTTTCAGACTCTTACAG AGAAGATAAGACAAACAGCGGGCATCACTGCAGTTTTTGTCAACGTGGAGCGTCTCTCTCCGTTGTCTGAG AGAGCGCTTGAGGAGGCCTGGGGGGTCAAAGTGATGGACAGATACTCCGTGGTCCTCCACATATTCCGCTGCAACGCCAGAACCAAAGAAGCTAAGCTGCAGATATCTCTGGCTGAGATCCCCCTACTCAG GTCACGTGTGAAGAATGAATTCATGAACTTGGATCAGCAAGGTGGAGGCTCCAGATACATCGGAGGCTCAG GTGAGACGCAGATGGAAGTCCAGCAGAGGCTTTTGAAGGAGCGAGAGATGAAGATCCGCTCAGCTCTGGAAAagctgaagaggaggaggcaccTGCTTCACTCTCGGAGGAAACACAAGGAGTTCCCCCTGGTGTCTGTCTTAGGATACACCAACTGTG GTAAAACCACTCTGATCAAAGCGCTCACGGGCGACAGCCACCTCCAGCCTAAAAATCAGCTCTTCGCCACGCTGGACGTGACGGTCCACGCGGGCCAGCTGCCCAACCGCATGACGGCGCTGTATGTGGACACAATCGGCTTCCTGTCGCAGCTGCCGCACCAACTCATCGATTCCTTTTCCGCCACACTGGAGGACATTAAACACTCT GACCTGCTGGTCCACGTCAGAGACATCAGCCACCCGGAGACGACCAATCAGAAGGCCAATGTGTTGAACGTTTTAAAGAACCTTCAAGTGCCCGACCGCCTCCTGAGCTCCATGATCGAAGTCCACAATAAAATAGACCTCCTGGACAA GTACGAGGCGACTGAGCCTGATGCTTTGCCCATCTCCGCTCTGGAGGAGCGTGGCCTGGAGGCGCTGCGGGAGGTTGTGGAGGAGCGCATTGTGGCCTCTACGGGTATGCGTGCCCTCAGCCTGAAAGTGAAGCTCAGCACGCCTCAGCTCAG CTGGCTGTACAAGGAGGCCGCCGTGCAGGACGTGAGCGTGGACGCGGACGAGGGCTCGGCAGTGGTCAAGGTCATCATCAGTGGCGCCGCCTACGGACGCTACAAGAAGTTCTTTGTGGACGGGTAG
- the gtpbp6 gene encoding putative GTP-binding protein 6 isoform X2, which translates to MLHFGYRLVYLEHMSDSMLANMATLRKLHMLHRACTLNNTTRGASKAVPAMMRCLPQPSGSLVPQCSRTFALFGSTLRHADDFTGRFTSQVYDEEDDDEDFMEDQEVEELFQELQPNTTTPGGHHRVFVVHPDVKWGSRKQYLTTAELMMAEAVGLINTLDKWTVVDKLILSTKTPEKKMIFGKGNFQTLTEKIRQTAGITAVFVNVERLSPLSERALEEAWGVKVMDRYSVVLHIFRCNARTKEAKLQISLAEIPLLRSRVKNEFMNLDQQGGGSRYIGGSGETQMEVQQRLLKEREMKIRSALEKLKRRRHLLHSRRKHKEFPLVSVLGYTNCKTTLIKALTGDSHLQPKNQLFATLDVTVHAGQLPNRMTALYVDTIGFLSQLPHQLIDSFSATLEDIKHSDLLVHVRDISHPETTNQKANVLNVLKNLQVPDRLLSSMIEVHNKIDLLDKYEATEPDALPISALEERGLEALREVVEERIVASTGMRALSLKVKLSTPQLSWLYKEAAVQDVSVDADEGSAVVKVIISGAAYGRYKKFFVDG; encoded by the exons ATGCTACATTTTGGATATAGGTTAGTTTATTTAGAACACATGAGTGACAGCATGCTTGCCAACATGGCGACGTTAAGAAAGCTCCATATGCTGCACCGAGCCTGCACGCTCAACAACACAACGAGAGGAGCTTCAAAGGCTGTCCCCGCGATGATGAGATGTCTTCCCCAGCCGAGCGGTTCCTTGGTACCGCAGTGTAGCAGAACATTTGCCCTCTTTGGCTCCACCTTGAGACATGCAGACGACTTCACTGGACGATTCACAAGCCAAGTATatgatgaggaggatgatgatgaggacTTTATGGAGGACCAGGAGGTGGAGGAACTGTTCCAGGAGCTGCAGCCTAACACAACCACCCCAGGGGGCCACCACCGTGTTTTTGTGGTCCACCCTGATGTCAAGTGGGGGAGCAGGAAGCAATACCTGACCACAG CGGAGCTGATGATGGCTGAGGCCGTGGGGCTCATCAACACGCTGGACAAGTGGACGGTGGTGGACAAGCTCATCCTCTCCACCAAGACTCCAGAGAAGAAGATGATTTTCGGAAAAGGCAACTTTCAGACTCTTACAG AGAAGATAAGACAAACAGCGGGCATCACTGCAGTTTTTGTCAACGTGGAGCGTCTCTCTCCGTTGTCTGAG AGAGCGCTTGAGGAGGCCTGGGGGGTCAAAGTGATGGACAGATACTCCGTGGTCCTCCACATATTCCGCTGCAACGCCAGAACCAAAGAAGCTAAGCTGCAGATATCTCTGGCTGAGATCCCCCTACTCAG GTCACGTGTGAAGAATGAATTCATGAACTTGGATCAGCAAGGTGGAGGCTCCAGATACATCGGAGGCTCAG GTGAGACGCAGATGGAAGTCCAGCAGAGGCTTTTGAAGGAGCGAGAGATGAAGATCCGCTCAGCTCTGGAAAagctgaagaggaggaggcaccTGCTTCACTCTCGGAGGAAACACAAGGAGTTCCCCCTGGTGTCTGTCTTAGGATACACCAACT GTAAAACCACTCTGATCAAAGCGCTCACGGGCGACAGCCACCTCCAGCCTAAAAATCAGCTCTTCGCCACGCTGGACGTGACGGTCCACGCGGGCCAGCTGCCCAACCGCATGACGGCGCTGTATGTGGACACAATCGGCTTCCTGTCGCAGCTGCCGCACCAACTCATCGATTCCTTTTCCGCCACACTGGAGGACATTAAACACTCT GACCTGCTGGTCCACGTCAGAGACATCAGCCACCCGGAGACGACCAATCAGAAGGCCAATGTGTTGAACGTTTTAAAGAACCTTCAAGTGCCCGACCGCCTCCTGAGCTCCATGATCGAAGTCCACAATAAAATAGACCTCCTGGACAA GTACGAGGCGACTGAGCCTGATGCTTTGCCCATCTCCGCTCTGGAGGAGCGTGGCCTGGAGGCGCTGCGGGAGGTTGTGGAGGAGCGCATTGTGGCCTCTACGGGTATGCGTGCCCTCAGCCTGAAAGTGAAGCTCAGCACGCCTCAGCTCAG CTGGCTGTACAAGGAGGCCGCCGTGCAGGACGTGAGCGTGGACGCGGACGAGGGCTCGGCAGTGGTCAAGGTCATCATCAGTGGCGCCGCCTACGGACGCTACAAGAAGTTCTTTGTGGACGGGTAG